The proteins below come from a single Carnobacterium divergens DSM 20623 genomic window:
- a CDS encoding C39 family peptidase — MSPNRKWIKFGLLVTTFIIGILFINERYIKADQKNDTIGNQSPHQTEKKALSVPIKESSQLDVPLLYQFDEPSLYNGCEVTSLAMILNYYDIEVTKNELADEIKTVPLLNEDDEYGNPHKGFVGSISGEEPGLGVYHEPIVKLAQKYVSKNKVIDLTGSDFNEVLAALSSGHPVWTITTATFSPVDDFVTWDTTDGEIDVTYSMHSVAITGYDSEMVYFNDPYGEKDSSMDRDTFEETYEQMGSQAVYFNL; from the coding sequence ATGTCGCCTAATAGAAAATGGATTAAATTTGGTTTGCTCGTAACAACGTTCATCATTGGAATTTTATTTATTAATGAGCGTTACATTAAAGCCGATCAAAAGAACGACACGATTGGAAATCAATCACCTCATCAAACAGAGAAAAAAGCTTTGTCTGTTCCAATAAAAGAATCTTCTCAACTTGATGTCCCTTTATTGTACCAATTTGATGAACCTAGTCTTTATAACGGATGTGAAGTTACTTCGTTAGCAATGATTTTAAATTATTACGATATTGAAGTGACAAAAAATGAATTGGCTGATGAAATAAAAACAGTTCCTTTATTAAATGAGGACGACGAATATGGGAACCCTCACAAGGGCTTTGTTGGAAGCATTAGTGGTGAAGAACCTGGTTTAGGCGTCTACCATGAGCCAATTGTAAAACTTGCGCAAAAATATGTTTCAAAAAATAAAGTAATTGATCTTACTGGCAGTGATTTTAACGAAGTTCTTGCAGCCTTATCAAGTGGTCACCCTGTTTGGACGATTACTACTGCTACTTTTAGCCCAGTTGATGATTTTGTAACATGGGATACAACTGACGGTGAAATAGATGTTACTTATAGTATGCACAGCGTTGCAATTACTGGTTATGATAGTGAAATGGTCTATTTTAATGATCCATATGGCGAAAAAGATTCTTCAATGGATCGCGATACATTTGAAGAGACCTATGAACAAATGGGCAGCCAAGCTGTTTACTTTAATCTATAA